The window GGTTTTCGTCGCCTAAAACCACTGCGTCTGAATGTGTTACCGCACCAATGTGCATGCTGTTGCAATCTGCTGGAATGAAAGCTTTGGTGTCGTCTTCAGTCATGTTGGCCATAACTGCTTTCTTAGCGAAATTATCGTTTAGTTTTTCAGTAAAGCCATCCTCATAAATAGAATATACCACTTTCGAGTTTTTAAAAGTAGGATCGTTTTTATAAGTAGTTTTAATATAAGCAGGTACTAAAGAGCTCATCCAGCCATGGCAGTGAACAATATCTGGTGCCCAGCCTAATTTTTTAACCGTTTCTAATGCACCTTTGCAGAAGAAAATGGTACGCTCATCATTGTCGTCGAAAAATTTTCCGCTCGCATCTCTAAATACTTGTTTGCGTTGAAAATATTCTTCATTGTCTAAGAAATAAACCTGCATACGTGCAGCTGGGATGGAAGCCACTTTAATAATTAACGGGTTATCGTTGTCATCGATGATGATGTTCATTCCTGATAAGCGGATTACTTCGTGTAAACGATTTCTTCTTTCATTAATGTTACCGAATTTAGGCATCAAGATGCGGATTTCGAATCCTTTTTCTTGCATTGCTTGAGGTAATTGGCGTGTAATTTCAGAAATTTTAGTAAGCTCGAGGAAAGGCGACATCTCGTGTGTAACAATCAGCAGCTTCGTTTTTGCCATCTCCATATTCTAAGAAAATATTAAGTTAAATAAAAGATAATGAGCTGCAAAGGTAAGCATAATAATACTATTTATCAATATCGCAAGCATTTGTTTGGTTTCGTTTAGATTAATTTACACCTTTACGGCTTTAATTTAGATTGTCCGAATTGGAAATATTTAAAACAAAGGCTGCTCTTAAAGCTTTCTTAAAACCTTTAAAAGCATCAGGTAAAAAAATAGCACTTGTGCCTACAATGGGTGCATTGCATAATGGCCATATATCACTTATAAAACTGGCCCAGCACAACGCCGATATCATTATCTGCAGTATTTTTGTTAACCCAACACAGTTTACCGATCCTAAGGATCTGGAAAAATATCCGCGACCCATTGAACACGATCTGGCTATGTTGCAGGATGCAGGTTGCAGTGGCGTTTTTATGCCCAACGTAACAGAGATGTATCCGGCAGGTGCAGACGAAAAATGGCACATTGATTTGGGAAATGCCGAATTCCTGTTAGAAGGTGCTTTTAGAAAAGGGCATTACCAGGGGGTAACCCAGATTGTGAAAAAGCTCTTTGATGCAGTTGAGCCTGATGTAGCCATGTTTGGGCAGAAAGATTTTCAGCAGGTATTGATGATTAAAAATATGCTTGCTCACTTTAACTTACCTATTACTATTATTACCTGCCCGATTATCAGGGAGGAGGATGGTTTGGCCATGAGTAGCCGGAATATCCATTTAACCCCGAAGACCGTAAGCATTCATTGGTATTGAGCAAATCGCTCCAGTTTGTAGTTGATCATTTTGATAAGTATACATTAGCCGAACTCGAAACCCTTGCAAAAGCATTATACGAGGATATTGAAGGGGTAGCCCTTGATTACTTTACCATTGCCAATGGCGATACCCTGGAACCAGCCAAAACTAAAGAAGCAAACAACCTTGTTGCTTTAGTCGCTGCAAAGGTAGGCTCAACCAGATTGATTGATAATATGATTATTAAATGAGGTAAGATTTGAGGTAAAATGGCAGAGGTAAGATGGATTTTAGAGCATATCGTTCATATTTAGAGTTTATCAATCATTAGCCATTTCCCATATTACATGGTAGTTACATTTTCCATTTTTTTCATCCAGTGCTTTATTACTAACTTTGCCGAATGGTTATCACAATATTAAAATCGAAAATACACCGTGTTAGGGTAACACAGGCCGAATTAAATTATGTAGGCAGTATTACGATAGATGAAGATTTGATGGATGCAGCTAACATTATAGCTAATGAAAAGGTGCAGATTGTAAATAATAATAATGGTGCGCGTTTCGAAACCTATGTTATAAAGGGCGAACGTGGTACCGGAACTATCTGTTTAAATGGCGCAACCGCACGTTTGGCACAGCTTGGCGATATTCTTATTATTATGTCGTACGGTGCATTGCCAATAGAGGAAGCTAAAAAATATAACCCTATATTGGTCTTCCCTGACGATAATAATCATTTGCTAAAATAAATTGTGGCATTCGACCTTAAAGCAGCGCTAAAATATATCATCCTGTTTTTAATAGGAGTGGGAGTTTTATATTTAGCGTTTCGGGGTCAGGATTTAGGCAAAATCTTGGAAGAAATAAAAGGAGCTGATTTCTTTTGGGTAATCGTTTCTTCCTTCGCCGTATGGATAGCCCACGTTTTACGCGCATTGCGTTGGCAAATGCTTTACCGCTCCATACAATATAATGTTGGTTTCTGGAATGCTTACCACGCCGTAATTATTGGTTATCTGGCCAATTTGGCTTTACCCCGTTTTGGCGAAATTGGTCGGTGCTCTGTTATAAATAAGGCCGAAAAGGTGCCCATGTTCGCATCGATAGGTACTGTAATTACCGAAAGGCTTTTTGATGTACTGGTACTTTTACTTACCAGTGTAGCCATGTTGGTTTTTCAGTACGATATTGTTTCTGATTTTTTACACGATACGATTTATCTTAATCTGGTTAAAAAATTAAGTGCCATCAATTATTTGTGGCTGCTTTTAATTGGCATTATTGTTATTCTGTTAATCGTAAGCGCAATTTATTTTATGCGTCAAAAATTTAGTCAAAAATTTCTGCGGATTTTTGTGAGCCTTCGCCAGGGTTTTGGTTCATACAGCAAGTTAAAGCAAAAAGGCTTATTTTTAAGCTATACCTTAGGCATATGGGTTTTCTATTCGCTATCGATGTATTTTGCCTTTTCATCTATTTCAGCTACGTCAGGCTTGCATTTTAGTGCAGCGTTTACCGCAATTGTATTTTCTGGTTTTGCTATGGCAGCTCCAATCCAGGGTGGTATTGGTGTTTTTCACTGGGTAGTTGCGCAATCGCTGGTATTATACGGTGTATTGTTTAAAGATGGTTTGGCTTACGCTACCATTATCCATTCCTCGCAGGTATTGCTGATTTTAGTGCTGGGTAGTTTGAGTTTGCTGAGGGTTTTGGTGCAAAAACGGACACGTTAAAAATGGCCATTAATTGGCTCTGTTTTCATCTTCGTTTTTTTTGTTTTCCTTGGCCTTGTAAGTTGAGCTGCCAAAATTATAAGTTAAGCTAAAGACCAATCGCCGGGCAGCATTATAATGATACATATCGTTGTTTATAATGTGTTTCTCTCTAAAAATGAGCCTTCTTTTAATGTTGTCAAAAGCATCGTAAAGTGTCATCTTCGTATTAAGCTTATTCTTTAGCCAGGTTTTTTGCAATCCAAAATCGACTCCATAAATAGGTGAGAAGATGTAAAGGCCGTTGCCGCTTTTCGATTCGTAAGTATAGCTCACATCAATTAACCAATCTTTTAAGGTAAAAACCTGACTGCCGTTAATCTTATAATCATAAACGGGTATTTGATAGGTTTGCCCGAAGTAAGGGGTTAACTCTTTATTGTAATTAAAGGATACATTGTTATTCATCCGCCACCATTTGGTTACTGTTATTGGAGAACTGACCTGCAGGTTTGCGAAATTTCTGTACGGGAGGTTTCTGCCTAAAAAAATTAATTCATTTGTTTCGGGATTGTATTCGGGATAACGTGCCAAAACATCTGTTTCACGTCCGGCGTTTAATGAGATGTTGAGTGATTTTCTGCTGTAAGATAGCGCGAACAGGTTGGTTGTTGCAGGTTGCAGATAAGGATTTCCTATCCAATAATGGCGCGGACTATAATAA is drawn from Pedobacter sp. HDW13 and contains these coding sequences:
- a CDS encoding lysylphosphatidylglycerol synthase transmembrane domain-containing protein, translated to MGVLYLAFRGQDLGKILEEIKGADFFWVIVSSFAVWIAHVLRALRWQMLYRSIQYNVGFWNAYHAVIIGYLANLALPRFGEIGRCSVINKAEKVPMFASIGTVITERLFDVLVLLLTSVAMLVFQYDIVSDFLHDTIYLNLVKKLSAINYLWLLLIGIIVILLIVSAIYFMRQKFSQKFLRIFVSLRQGFGSYSKLKQKGLFLSYTLGIWVFYSLSMYFAFSSISATSGLHFSAAFTAIVFSGFAMAAPIQGGIGVFHWVVAQSLVLYGVLFKDGLAYATIIHSSQVLLILVLGSLSLLRVLVQKRTR
- a CDS encoding glycogen/starch synthase; the encoded protein is MAKTKLLIVTHEMSPFLELTKISEITRQLPQAMQEKGFEIRILMPKFGNINERRNRLHEVIRLSGMNIIIDDNDNPLIIKVASIPAARMQVYFLDNEEYFQRKQVFRDASGKFFDDNDERTIFFCKGALETVKKLGWAPDIVHCHGWMSSLVPAYIKTTYKNDPTFKNSKVVYSIYEDGFTEKLNDNFAKKAVMANMTEDDTKAFIPADCNSMHIGAVTHSDAVVLGDENLDTALLKFVKDSNKPTLAFNLTENFENFYTFYEEISNDELVSLA
- the panD gene encoding aspartate 1-decarboxylase, with translation MVITILKSKIHRVRVTQAELNYVGSITIDEDLMDAANIIANEKVQIVNNNNGARFETYVIKGERGTGTICLNGATARLAQLGDILIIMSYGALPIEEAKKYNPILVFPDDNNHLLK